A region from the Zonotrichia leucophrys gambelii isolate GWCS_2022_RI chromosome 21, RI_Zleu_2.0, whole genome shotgun sequence genome encodes:
- the MTHFR gene encoding methylenetetrahydrofolate reductase (NADPH) isoform X1: protein MVNESQQSCSGSSSSRSDGGSSSGSEGSKDSSRCSTPVLDAERHERLRDKMRRRQDAGDKWFSLEFFPPRTANAAVNLISRFDHMGAGGPLFIDVTWHPAGDPGSDKETSSMIIAYTAVNYCGLETILHMTCCNQSKDDITGHLQKAKRLGLKNIMALRGDPAGEEWEEEVDGFNYAVDLVKHIRNEFDDYFDICVAGYPKGHPEAESYEADLKHLKEKVYAGADFIITQLFFRPETFLKFMKDCQAIGITCPIIPGIFPIQGYHSLRQLVKLSKLEVPQEIKDVIEPIKDNDAAIRNYGVELAVSMCRELLDSGMVHGLHFYTLNREVATTEVLKRLGIWNEDPRRPLPWAVSAHPKRRVEDVRPIFWASRPKSYIYRTQEWDDFPNGRWGNSSSPAFGELKDYYLFYLKSKSPREELLKMWGEELTSEESVFEVFTCYITGEPNKNGYKVTCMPWNDDPLATETNLLKDQLEKVNRRGILTINSQPNINGKPSTDPIVGWGPSGGYVFQKAYLEFFTSSEIVRALLKVLRKYELRVNYHIVNVKGENITNAPDLQPNAVTWGIFPGREIIQPTVVDPVSFLSWKDEAFALWIEQWAKLYEEESPSRMIIQYIHDNYYLVNLVDNDFPLENCLWQVVEDTFELLNSPTQQ from the exons ATGGTTAAtgagagccagcagagctgcagcggcagctccagctccaggtcggatggcggcagcagcagcggcagcgaGGGCTCCAAGGACAGCTCGCGCTGCTCCACGCCCGTGCTGGACGCCGAGCGGCACGAGCGGCTGCGGGACAAGATGCGCCGCCGGCAGGACGCTGGCGACAAGTGGTTCTCCCTCGAGTTCTTCCCTCCACGCACGGCCAATGCTGCTGTCAATCTCATCTCCAG GTTTGACCACATGGGAGCAGGTGGTCCCCTCTTCATTGACGTGACGTGGCACCCTGCAGGGGACCCAGGATCTGACAAGGAGACCTCTTCCATGATTATTGCTTACACTGCAGTGAACTACTGTGGCCTGGAGACCATCCTGCACATGACCTGCTGCAACCAGAGCAAGGATGACATCACAGGGCACCTGCAGAAGGCCAAGAGGCTCGGGCTGAAGAACATCATGGCCCTGCGTGGAG ATCCTGCTGGTGAGGAATGGGAGGAAGAAGTAGATGGTTTCAACTATGCTGTTGATCTGGTTAAGCACATTCGCAATGAATTTGATGATTACTTCGACATCTGTGTGGCAG GCTACCCCAAGGGTCATCCTGAAGCAGAGAGCTATGAGGCAGACCTGAAGCACCTGAAGGAGAAAGTCTATGCAGGAGCAGATTTCATCATTACACAGCTTTTCTTCCGACCAGAAACCTTTCTCAAGTTCATGAAGGATTGTCAAGCCATTGGCATTACCTGCCCCATTATTCCTGGCATCTTCCCTATACAG GGCTACCACTCCCTGCGCCAGCTGGTGAAGCTCTCCAAGCTGGAAGTGCCCCAGGAAATCAAAGATGTGATTGAGCCCATCAAGGACAACGACGCAGCCATCAGGAACTACGGGGTGGAGCTGGCAGTGTCCATGTGCCGGGAGCTGCTGGACAGTGGGATGGTGCACGGGCTCCACTTCTACACCCTCAACCGCGAGGTGGCCACCACCGAGGTGCTGAAGCGCCTGGGCATTTGGAACGAGGACCCCAG GCggcctctgccctgggcagtcaGTGCCCACCCCAAGAGGAGAGTGGAGGATGTCAGGCCAATCTTCTGGGCCTCCAGGCCAAAGAGCTACATCTACAGAACCCAGGAGTGGGATGACTTCCCCAATGGCCGATG GGGTAACTCCTCCTCTCCAGCTTTTGGGGAACTGAAGGACTATTACCTCTTCTATCTGAAGAGCAAGTCTCCCCGTGAGGAGCTCCTGAAGATGTGGGGAGAAGAACTGACTAGTGAGGAAAGTGTCTTTGAGGTGTTCACATGTTACATCACTGGAGAGCCCAACAAGAATGGGTACAAG GTCACATGTATGCCTTGGAATGATGACCCTCTTGCTACTGAAACCAACCTCCTGAAGGACCAGCTGGAGAAGGTCAACAGACGGGGAATCCTGACCATCAACTCCCAGCCAAACATCAATGGCAAACCATCCACAGACCCCATTGTGGGCTGGGGGCCCAGTGGAGGTTATGTTTTCCAAAAG gcataCCTAGAGTTCTTCACCTCCAGTGAAATTGTCAGGGCACTGCTCAAAGTGCTGAGGAAGTATGAGTTGAGAGTGAACTACCATATTGTCAATGTCAAG GGTGAGAATATCACCAATGCTCCAGATCTGCAACCCAATGCTGTCACCTGGGGCATCTTCCCAGGCAGGGAGATCATCCAGCCCACTGTAGTGGATCCTGTGAGCTTCCTCTCCTGGAAG GATGAGGCCTTTGCACTGTGGATCGAGCAGTGGGCCAAGCTCTATGAAGAGGAGTCTCCCTCCCGCATGATCATCCAGTACATCCATGACAATTATTACTTGGTCAACCTGGTGGACAATGACTTCCCACTAGAAAACTGCCTCTGGCAGGTCGTGGAGGATACCTTTGAGCTGTTGAACTCTCCAACTCAGCAGTGA
- the MTHFR gene encoding methylenetetrahydrofolate reductase (NADPH) isoform X2: protein MGAGGPLFIDVTWHPAGDPGSDKETSSMIIAYTAVNYCGLETILHMTCCNQSKDDITGHLQKAKRLGLKNIMALRGDPAGEEWEEEVDGFNYAVDLVKHIRNEFDDYFDICVAGYPKGHPEAESYEADLKHLKEKVYAGADFIITQLFFRPETFLKFMKDCQAIGITCPIIPGIFPIQGYHSLRQLVKLSKLEVPQEIKDVIEPIKDNDAAIRNYGVELAVSMCRELLDSGMVHGLHFYTLNREVATTEVLKRLGIWNEDPRRPLPWAVSAHPKRRVEDVRPIFWASRPKSYIYRTQEWDDFPNGRWGNSSSPAFGELKDYYLFYLKSKSPREELLKMWGEELTSEESVFEVFTCYITGEPNKNGYKVTCMPWNDDPLATETNLLKDQLEKVNRRGILTINSQPNINGKPSTDPIVGWGPSGGYVFQKAYLEFFTSSEIVRALLKVLRKYELRVNYHIVNVKGENITNAPDLQPNAVTWGIFPGREIIQPTVVDPVSFLSWKDEAFALWIEQWAKLYEEESPSRMIIQYIHDNYYLVNLVDNDFPLENCLWQVVEDTFELLNSPTQQ, encoded by the exons ATGGGAGCAGGTGGTCCCCTCTTCATTGACGTGACGTGGCACCCTGCAGGGGACCCAGGATCTGACAAGGAGACCTCTTCCATGATTATTGCTTACACTGCAGTGAACTACTGTGGCCTGGAGACCATCCTGCACATGACCTGCTGCAACCAGAGCAAGGATGACATCACAGGGCACCTGCAGAAGGCCAAGAGGCTCGGGCTGAAGAACATCATGGCCCTGCGTGGAG ATCCTGCTGGTGAGGAATGGGAGGAAGAAGTAGATGGTTTCAACTATGCTGTTGATCTGGTTAAGCACATTCGCAATGAATTTGATGATTACTTCGACATCTGTGTGGCAG GCTACCCCAAGGGTCATCCTGAAGCAGAGAGCTATGAGGCAGACCTGAAGCACCTGAAGGAGAAAGTCTATGCAGGAGCAGATTTCATCATTACACAGCTTTTCTTCCGACCAGAAACCTTTCTCAAGTTCATGAAGGATTGTCAAGCCATTGGCATTACCTGCCCCATTATTCCTGGCATCTTCCCTATACAG GGCTACCACTCCCTGCGCCAGCTGGTGAAGCTCTCCAAGCTGGAAGTGCCCCAGGAAATCAAAGATGTGATTGAGCCCATCAAGGACAACGACGCAGCCATCAGGAACTACGGGGTGGAGCTGGCAGTGTCCATGTGCCGGGAGCTGCTGGACAGTGGGATGGTGCACGGGCTCCACTTCTACACCCTCAACCGCGAGGTGGCCACCACCGAGGTGCTGAAGCGCCTGGGCATTTGGAACGAGGACCCCAG GCggcctctgccctgggcagtcaGTGCCCACCCCAAGAGGAGAGTGGAGGATGTCAGGCCAATCTTCTGGGCCTCCAGGCCAAAGAGCTACATCTACAGAACCCAGGAGTGGGATGACTTCCCCAATGGCCGATG GGGTAACTCCTCCTCTCCAGCTTTTGGGGAACTGAAGGACTATTACCTCTTCTATCTGAAGAGCAAGTCTCCCCGTGAGGAGCTCCTGAAGATGTGGGGAGAAGAACTGACTAGTGAGGAAAGTGTCTTTGAGGTGTTCACATGTTACATCACTGGAGAGCCCAACAAGAATGGGTACAAG GTCACATGTATGCCTTGGAATGATGACCCTCTTGCTACTGAAACCAACCTCCTGAAGGACCAGCTGGAGAAGGTCAACAGACGGGGAATCCTGACCATCAACTCCCAGCCAAACATCAATGGCAAACCATCCACAGACCCCATTGTGGGCTGGGGGCCCAGTGGAGGTTATGTTTTCCAAAAG gcataCCTAGAGTTCTTCACCTCCAGTGAAATTGTCAGGGCACTGCTCAAAGTGCTGAGGAAGTATGAGTTGAGAGTGAACTACCATATTGTCAATGTCAAG GGTGAGAATATCACCAATGCTCCAGATCTGCAACCCAATGCTGTCACCTGGGGCATCTTCCCAGGCAGGGAGATCATCCAGCCCACTGTAGTGGATCCTGTGAGCTTCCTCTCCTGGAAG GATGAGGCCTTTGCACTGTGGATCGAGCAGTGGGCCAAGCTCTATGAAGAGGAGTCTCCCTCCCGCATGATCATCCAGTACATCCATGACAATTATTACTTGGTCAACCTGGTGGACAATGACTTCCCACTAGAAAACTGCCTCTGGCAGGTCGTGGAGGATACCTTTGAGCTGTTGAACTCTCCAACTCAGCAGTGA
- the C21H1orf167 gene encoding uncharacterized protein C1orf167 homolog — protein MALSWPTKSRRGREEDSAPTGHFPSAIQRWLVIYRSQNRAERFLERPDVVGASHAHARIQENTAGVDLEERAKKWLGRRYLKRWQHTVELHRCQHDRKLLCLARGWHQWREGSRVVILAQVLHQQRLMEKAWRVWRQRYLQSCVVQNLLEQEARSLLSQAFGRWWQLTAFQCKDKGSR, from the exons atggCTCTCTCTTGGCCCACCA AAAGCAGAAGAGGCAGAGAAGAAGATTCAGCACCAACTGGACATTTTCCCAGTGCCATTCAGCGCTGGCTGGTGATCTACAGGAGTCAGAACAGGGCTGAGAGGTTTCTGGAGAGACCTGATGTGGTAGGAGCCTCTCATGCTCATGCAAGGATCCAGGAGAACACAGCAGGTGTGGACTTGGAGGAGCGGGCTAAGAAGTGGCTTGG GAGGAGATACCTGAAGAGGTGGCAGCACACAGTGGAACTGCACCGGTGCCAGCACGACAGGAAACTGCTGTGCCTGGCAAgggggtggcaccagtggagggaaggcagcagggtgGTGATACTGGCTCAGGTGCTG caccagcagcggCTGATGGAGAAGGCCTGGAGGGTGTGGAGACAAAGATACTTGCAAAGCTGTGTGGTGCAGAATCTTCTGGAGCAGGAAGCCAGGAGCCTCCTGTCTCAG GCCTTTGGGAGGTGGTGGCAGCTCACAGCATTCCAGTGTAAGGACAAAGGATCCCGCTGA